The Lactuca sativa cultivar Salinas chromosome 2, Lsat_Salinas_v11, whole genome shotgun sequence genome includes a window with the following:
- the LOC111876394 gene encoding protein SIEVE ELEMENT OCCLUSION B yields the protein MDQSLSTYTNKLPSSNPDKRLLTTTNPLTTTNPLTGTPSSMNPMQQQQPHQQQHQQQQLMGPMSNPVAQQLLGLSSNPLQQQLMGPKNNPMMNSMANPMMNSMANPMMNSMVNPMGNTMHTTPLHHQMVTPAHSPLMQQQNRDERNSIFSASDDNVIMKQVLDTHLPDGTDVDVKPLLNIVEDILRHATISVDSTSSAEHTDMGKIEGKLDNKPHQMNAVVMLNSLSHIIDKLACEMSFRCLSGGDGHTTALALFHTVGNFHWDAKLVLTLSAFALNYGEFWLLAQIYSSNQLARSMAILRQVPMIMENSAPLKPRFDILNKLIRSVLELTQCIMQFKELPSMYVTTDVPAMARALNTLPTAVYWNVRGIIACAAQITSLTSMGHEYGISSSELQSWELSTLILKINHLHEFLKKQLEDCHRVVGDRREMDFRNSFNQLFETIHIDNMKILRILISPRDDNLPLFDGATKKRVSLEVLRKRNVLLLISGLDMSSDELSILEQIYSESRIQGTRLDALYEVVWMPIVDPSIEYTEAMNKQFEEMKNRMPWFSVYHPSIIDRAVKRSIGDRWHFRSKPILVVLDPQGRELSPNAIHMMWIWGSNAFPFTSAREEALWREETWRLELLVSGMDPTILNWIRDDKYIFLYGGDDIEWIRKFTSNARAMATAARIPLEMAYVGKSKKRENVRRAIATINVEKLSYCWQDTTLIWFFWTRIESMLFSKIQLKRADDQDPIMLQIKKLLSYDKDGSWALLCRGSQILTNGHGSTMLQTPTDFDLWKEHVPTRGFDLSFTDYHDKLHVAANNCCRFEFPIAAGRIPEGMRCPECHRLMEKYIAFLCCHDQTGLLEPY from the exons atggacCAATCACTGTCCACTTACACCAACAAATTACCATCATCTAACCCCGACAAACGGCTCTTAACAACCACCAACCCCTTAACAACCACCAATCCATTAACAGGGACCCCTTCATCAATGAACCCAATGCAGCAGCAACAGCCACATCAGCAGCAACACCAACAGCAACAACTCATGGGTCCTATGAGCAACCCAGTGGCTCAACAGCTGCTGGGTCTCTCGAGCAACCCGTTGCAGCAGCAGTTAATGGGTCCCAAAAACAACCCGATGATGAACTCAATGGCAAATCCGATGATGAACTCAATGGCAAATCCAATGATGAACTCAATGGTGAACCCAATGGGGAACACAATGCATACTACCCCGTTGcaccaccagatggtgacacctgcACACAGTCCACTGATGCAGCAACAAAACAGAGATGAAAGGAACTCCATTTTTAGTGCTTCGGATGACAATGTGATCATGAAGCAAGTGCTTGATACTCATCTCCCTGATGGCACTGATGTTGATGTCAAACCACTTCTCAACATCGTGGAAGATATACTTCGACATGCCACCATTAGTGTCGATTCCACTTCATCG GCTGAGCATACAGATATGGGAAAGATCGAGGGTAAACTGGACAACAAACCCCACCAAATGAACGCTGTTGTGATGCTTAACTCGTTGTCACATATAATCGACAAACTTGCTTGCGAG ATGTCCTTCAGGTGCTTAAGTGGCGGAGACGGACACACAACTGCCCTCGCCCTATTTCATACAGTAGGAAACTTCCACTGGGATGCAAAACTGGTGTTGACACTTTCAGCTTTTGCTCTCAACTACGGAGAATTCTGGCTTCTAGCTCAAATCTATTCATCAAACCAACTTGCAAGATCCATGGCTATTCTAAGACAAGTTCCAATGATCATGGAGAATTCAGCCCCTTTGAAACCTCGATTTGACATCCTAAATAAACTCATTCGCTCTGTCCTTGAATTGACTCAGTGCATCATGCAGTTTAAAGAGCTTCCATCTATGTATGTTACTACTGATGTTCCAGCCATGGCTAGAGCTTTGAACACTCTGCCCACTGCTGTTTACTGGAATGTTAGAGGGATTATCGCTTGTGCTGCACAGATTACAAGCCTCACTAGCATGGGACACGA GTACGGGATATCATCCTCGGAATTGCAGTCATGGGAACTCTCCACCTTAATCCTTAAGATTAATCATTTACACGAGTTTCTCAAGAAACAACTCGAAGATTGCCACCGTGTTGTAG GAGATAGGAGGGAGATGGATTTCAGGAACTCATTCAATCAGCTATTTGAAACAATCCATATCGACAACATGAAAATCCTCAGGATCTTAATTAGTCCAAGAGATGACAATCTGCCACTTTTCGATGGCGCGACTAAGAAAAGG GTCAGCCTAGAAGTTCTTAGGAAAAGGAATGTGCTGTTGCTGATATCAGGGCTAGACATGTCTAGCGATGAGCTGTCCATTCTTGAGCAAATTTACAGTGAATCACGAATTCAAGGAACAAGACTGGATGCTTTGTATGAGGTCGTATGGATGCCGATTGTGGACCCCTCGATAGAGTACACTGAAGCAATGAACAAACAGTTTGAAGAGATGAAGAACAGAATGCCATGGTTCTCAGTGTACCACCCTTCCATCATTGATAGGGCAGTCAAAAGGTCAATTGGTGACAGGTGGCACTTTAGGAGCAAGCCTATACTCGTAGTGTTGGACCCACAGGGAAGGGAGTTGAGCCCCAATGCGATTCATATGATGTGGATTTGGGGAAGCAATGCATTCCCTTTCACAAGTGCTAGAGAGGAAGCCTTGTGGAGGGAAGAAACTTGGAGGCTTGAGTTGCTAGTCAGTGGCATGGACCCCACCATTCTTAACTGG ATTAGAGATGACAAATACATCTTTTTGTATGGAGGGGACGATATTGAGTGGATTCGCAAATTCACAAGCAATGCAAGAGCCATGGCAACAGCTGCACGAATCCCATTAGAAATGGCGTATGTTGGAAAAAGCAAAAAAAGGGAAAATGTTCGTAGGGCGATTGCCACCATCAATGTGGAAAAACTTAGTTACTGCTGGCAAGATACCACTCTGATTTGGTTCTTCTGGACACGAATTGAGAGCATGTTGTTCTCCAAGATTCAACTTAAGAGGGCTGATGATCAAGACCCTATAATGCTACAGATCAAGAAGCTGCTGAGCTATGATAAGGATGGATCATGGGCTTTGCTCTGTAGAGGATCACAGATTCTAACTAATGGACATGGATCCACCATGTTGCAGACCCCTACTGACTTTGATCTATGGAAGGAACATGTCCCTACAAGGGGTTTTGATTTGTCATTTACAGACTACCATGACAAGCTTCATGTTGCAGCAAATAACTGCTGTCGATTTGAGTTTCCTATAGCAGCAGGTAGAATCCCAGAAGGCATGCGTTGCCCTGAGTGCCATCGTTTGATGGAGAAATACATTGCTTTCCTTTGTTGCCATGACCAAACTGGCCTTCTTGAACCCTATTGA